Proteins from one Erpetoichthys calabaricus chromosome 11, fErpCal1.3, whole genome shotgun sequence genomic window:
- the LOC114660329 gene encoding heterogeneous nuclear ribonucleoprotein A0-like, which yields MENQLCKLFVGGLNVQTTDDGLRKHFEQYGTLTDCVVVQNQHLKRSRCFGFVTYSTPEEADAAMAARPHVVDGNNVELKRAVSREEAGKPEALAKVKKIFVGGLKDDVEDEHLNDYFSKFGSIEKVEVISDKNTGKKRGFGFVYFDDHDSADKSVVLKYHTINGHKVEVKKALSKQEIQAATARGGGRGRGGRGGPGRPQDNGYGGFSSSSSSGGYGGGYGGSDSYGYGSSLGYSGYGDQMGSGYGNGSMYSDFGGGYGQQTSGYGAIKGSSYSGRSTAPYSRGGGASYSRGGGYGGTY from the coding sequence ATGGAGAATCAACTTTGCAAGCTTTTTGTCGGTGGATTGAATGTCCAGACTACCGATGATGGACTGCGAAAGCATTTCGAACAGTATGGGACGCTCACTGACTGTGTGGTAGTCCAGAACCAGCACCTGAAGCGTTCCCGGTGCTTCGGCTTTGTCACTTACTCGACTCCGGAGGAGGCCGACGCAGCTATGGCGGCCCGTCCACATGTGGTGGATGGTAATAATGTGGAGCTGAAGAGAGCCGTGTCGAGAGAGGAGGCCGGCAAACCAGAGGCCCTGGctaaagtaaagaaaatatttgtCGGAGGTCTGAAAGATGATGTCGAAGATGAgcatttaaatgattatttttccAAGTTTGGTTCAATCGAGAAAGTCGAGGTGATAAGCGACAAAAACACCGGTAAGAAGCGAGGTTTCGGATTTGTCTACTTCGATGATCACGACTCTGCTGACAAATCTGTTGTGCTGAAATACCACACGATCAACGGACACAAAGTAGAAGTAAAGAAAGCCCTTTCGAAGCAGGAGATTCAAGCAGCCACTGCTCGCGGTGGTGGACGGGGTCGAGGAGGTCGGGGAGGCCCTGGAAGGCCACAGGATAATGGTTATGGAGgcttcagcagcagcagcagcagcggcgGCTATGGCGGCGGCTACGGTGGAAGTGATAGCTACGGATATGGAAGCAGTCTCGGGTACAGCGGTTATGGTGACCAGATGGGTAGTGGATATGGAAATGGGAGCATGTACAGTGACTTTGGCGGTGGCTATGGACAGCAGACTTCCGGCTACGGAGCGATTAAGGGGAGTAGCTATTCGGGCAGGAGTACTGCACCTTACTCACGAGGTGGTGGTGCCAGCTATAGCAGGGGTGGTGGGTACGGGGGAACTTACTGA